A genomic stretch from Falco naumanni isolate bFalNau1 chromosome 8, bFalNau1.pat, whole genome shotgun sequence includes:
- the ARL4C gene encoding ADP-ribosylation factor-like protein 4C — MGNISSNISAFQSLHIVMLGLDSAGKTTVLYRLKFNEFVNTVPTIGFNTEKIRLSNGTAKGISCHFWDVGGQEKLRPLWKSYSRCTDGIIYVVDSVDVDRLEEAKTELHKVTKFAENQGTPLLVIANKQDLPKSLPVAEIEKQLALHELTPSTTYHIQPACAIIGEGLTEGMDKLYEMILKRRKSLKQKKKR, encoded by the coding sequence ATGGGGAACATCTCCTCCAACATCTCCGCCTTCCAGTCCCTCCACATCGTCATGCTGGGCCTGGACTCGGCGGGGAAGACCACGGTGCTCTACCGGCTGAAGTTCAACGAGTTTGTCAACACCGTGCCCACCATCGGCTTCAACACGGAGAAGATCCGGCTGAGCAACGGGACGGCCAAGGGCATCAGCTGCCACTTTTGGGACGTGGGTGGTCAGGAGAAGCTGCGCCCTCTCTGGAAGTCCTACAGCCGCTGCACCGATGGCATCATCTACGTGGTGGACTCAGTGGACGTGGACCGGCTGGAGGAGGCCAAAACAGAGCTGCACAAGGTGACCAAGTTCGCCGAGAACCAGGGCACCCCGCTGCTGGTCATCGCCAACAAGCAGGACCTGCCCAAGTCCCTGCCGGTGGCCGAGATCGAGAAGCAGCTGGCCCTCCACGAGCTGACCCCTTCCACCACCTACCACATCCAGCCCGCCTGCGCCATCATCGGCGAGGGGCTCACGGAGGGCATGGACAAGCTCTACGAGATGATCTTGAAGCGGAGGAAGTCCCTCAAGCAGAAGAAGAAGCGGTAG